In Altererythrobacter rubellus, the following are encoded in one genomic region:
- a CDS encoding amidohydrolase — protein MKYWFLAVLLVCVGSVSPVHSESGPIGSTYDNVVVYEADKIITMEPGYPEAKYVAVSDGIVLAVAENLEELAAWTDGRRVTVDRQFASQVLMPGFVEPHIHPMQTIMMLPLPFISPEAWDLPGRHYPRVTGEEEYEARLREALAESEEKLFITWGHHRLFHGEMTRQKLDAIASERAVVIWQRSFHEIIANTKALEMLEIGTRDAFEAEFNRPGIDPSHADFETGVIHETALFNGVEKLRPYLFSPEKVKQGLAEMRQMMLENGVTTSADLAFGGFGGIDAEAPLFKSLYDRDDTPSRILAIPVAPVVEGDPNAWLAATSAKYGSDKFFFSDRVKLFADGAFFAQFMQMKPPGYSDGHEGKWITEPDVLEEQAERFWEEGWSLHTHVNGDKGVDVVLGILERLSTREAQDRVLEHLGYSTEAQNRRIGEMQLMVSAQPNYIRILGDAYARYGLGPDRAAQMNRLGSLERKKVPIGLHSDFNMAPIDPLYLAWVASTRITLEGNEKAPEERLSLHKALRAITIEAAQVIGLDDQVGSIASGKKADFVVLDRDPFASGARALNDVQVRGVIFEGRWFAAQ, from the coding sequence ATGAAATACTGGTTCTTAGCCGTACTGCTAGTGTGTGTTGGGAGCGTCAGTCCGGTTCATTCGGAGAGCGGGCCGATCGGCTCAACCTACGACAACGTAGTCGTTTACGAGGCTGATAAAATCATCACGATGGAGCCCGGCTATCCCGAAGCCAAGTATGTCGCTGTTTCCGATGGCATCGTACTCGCTGTTGCGGAGAATCTGGAAGAACTCGCGGCGTGGACCGATGGACGGCGTGTAACGGTCGACCGCCAATTTGCATCGCAAGTCCTCATGCCCGGCTTTGTCGAGCCTCATATTCATCCGATGCAGACGATCATGATGCTGCCGCTTCCGTTTATCAGTCCAGAGGCTTGGGACTTACCGGGGCGCCATTATCCTCGCGTAACAGGCGAGGAAGAGTATGAGGCACGGCTGCGCGAAGCGCTTGCAGAGAGCGAAGAGAAATTATTCATCACCTGGGGGCATCACCGACTTTTTCATGGGGAAATGACCAGGCAGAAGCTCGATGCAATCGCGTCCGAACGCGCCGTGGTTATTTGGCAGCGTAGCTTCCACGAGATCATCGCCAATACCAAGGCGCTCGAAATGCTCGAAATCGGAACGCGCGATGCTTTTGAAGCCGAGTTCAATCGGCCCGGCATTGATCCGTCCCATGCCGACTTTGAAACCGGGGTGATCCATGAGACCGCCTTGTTCAATGGCGTCGAGAAGTTGCGCCCTTACCTTTTCTCTCCGGAGAAAGTGAAACAAGGTCTGGCCGAAATGCGCCAGATGATGCTGGAGAACGGCGTCACAACAAGCGCCGATCTCGCTTTTGGTGGTTTTGGTGGAATCGATGCAGAGGCGCCGCTGTTCAAAAGCCTTTATGATCGGGACGACACACCTTCTCGTATCCTCGCAATACCGGTTGCCCCGGTTGTTGAAGGTGACCCGAATGCGTGGCTAGCAGCAACAAGCGCGAAATATGGTAGCGACAAATTCTTTTTCTCCGACCGTGTAAAACTGTTTGCTGACGGAGCATTCTTTGCGCAGTTCATGCAGATGAAGCCGCCCGGCTACAGCGATGGACACGAAGGCAAATGGATTACCGAACCGGATGTTCTTGAAGAACAGGCAGAGCGTTTTTGGGAGGAGGGATGGAGCCTGCACACCCATGTGAACGGTGACAAAGGCGTTGATGTCGTGCTTGGCATTCTTGAGCGCCTCTCGACACGCGAGGCACAGGACCGCGTGCTCGAACATCTGGGCTATTCAACCGAAGCGCAAAATCGGCGAATTGGCGAGATGCAATTGATGGTTTCCGCGCAGCCGAATTACATCCGCATTCTAGGTGATGCCTACGCCCGATACGGCCTCGGCCCTGATCGAGCAGCTCAGATGAACCGCCTGGGCTCACTCGAACGCAAAAAAGTGCCAATCGGCCTTCACAGCGATTTCAACATGGCCCCGATTGACCCTCTCTATCTGGCATGGGTCGCAAGCACTCGGATTACGCTCGAAGGAAATGAAAAGGCTCCAGAGGAGCGGCTTAGTCTGCACAAGGCCTTGCGTGCGATAACGATTGAGGCGGCGCAGGTCATCGGGCTTGACGATCAAGTCGGGAGCATCGCGTCAGGCAAAAAAGCGGACTTCGTAGTGCTAGATCGTGACCCCTTTGCGAGCGGAGCAAGAGCGTTGAACGACGTGCAGGTTCGCGGCGTCATTTTTGAAGGCAGATGGTTCGCTGCACAATGA
- the dapB gene encoding 4-hydroxy-tetrahydrodipicolinate reductase, with amino-acid sequence MTDSAKRFGVIGYKGRMGRALAAVIAEAGHTMQIGVDAGGNPVPLATQCDVLVDFSAPEALQENLDAAKTARIPILVGTTGLQQDHCVMLAEAADTIPVLQTGNTSLGVTLLAHLVREASAKLGQGWDIEILEMHHRAKVDAPSGTAKLLGEAAAEARGVSVSDAMDSGRHGQTGARREGAIGFATLRGGTVAGEHSVIFAGNEERITLSHTAEDRMIFARGAVRGAEWLIGKTPGRYTMAQVLGL; translated from the coding sequence ATGACAGATTCTGCAAAGCGGTTCGGCGTGATCGGGTACAAGGGACGGATGGGCCGCGCTTTGGCAGCTGTGATCGCAGAGGCCGGCCATACTATGCAGATTGGTGTGGATGCCGGCGGCAATCCGGTACCGTTAGCGACGCAATGCGATGTGCTTGTCGACTTTTCCGCACCCGAAGCGCTGCAGGAAAATCTCGACGCAGCCAAGACCGCGCGTATCCCGATCCTGGTCGGGACAACAGGGCTACAACAAGACCATTGCGTAATGCTGGCAGAGGCTGCCGATACCATCCCTGTGCTGCAGACGGGCAATACCTCGCTGGGCGTAACGCTGCTCGCGCATCTCGTGCGCGAAGCTTCGGCGAAGCTGGGCCAGGGCTGGGATATCGAGATTCTGGAGATGCATCACCGGGCCAAGGTTGACGCACCATCGGGTACGGCCAAGCTGTTGGGCGAAGCGGCAGCCGAAGCACGCGGGGTTTCCGTGTCCGATGCCATGGACAGCGGGCGACATGGGCAAACCGGCGCACGGCGCGAGGGTGCGATTGGTTTTGCAACCCTGCGCGGTGGGACCGTGGCTGGGGAGCACAGCGTTATCTTTGCCGGCAATGAAGAGCGCATTACGCTGTCGCACACCGCAGAGGACCGGATGATCTTTGCCCGCGGTGCAGTGCGCGGTGCGGAATGGCTGATCGGCAAAACGCCGGGCCGTTACACCATGGCGCAAGTGCTGGGGCTCTAA
- a CDS encoding glutathione S-transferase family protein, producing MKLIIGNKNYSSWSLRGWLAAKQSGLHFEEIIVPMFGEEWQQKKQSEDGGMMPSHGKVPILWDGDTVVWDSLAIMEYLSDKVGRDRFWPKDESARGMARAIVAEMHSSFASLRRELPMNVRRRFELQSVNDETKQDVVRILSLWAEARSRHGSGGPFLFGTYGATDIFYAPIVSRFITYGIGVPGFAQAYMEAIWEHEWTQEWISASENEEWVIEQYETVGE from the coding sequence ATGAAACTGATTATCGGCAACAAGAATTATTCGAGCTGGTCCTTGCGCGGTTGGCTGGCGGCCAAACAATCAGGGCTCCATTTCGAAGAGATCATCGTCCCGATGTTCGGTGAGGAATGGCAGCAGAAGAAACAAAGCGAAGATGGCGGGATGATGCCCTCGCATGGCAAGGTTCCGATCCTGTGGGATGGAGACACTGTTGTGTGGGACAGTCTCGCGATCATGGAATATCTCAGCGACAAGGTTGGCCGCGACCGCTTCTGGCCCAAGGACGAAAGCGCTCGGGGAATGGCGCGGGCTATTGTGGCAGAGATGCACAGCTCGTTCGCTTCGCTTCGCCGCGAATTGCCGATGAACGTACGCCGCCGGTTCGAATTGCAGTCGGTCAACGATGAAACCAAGCAAGACGTTGTGCGGATATTATCACTGTGGGCAGAGGCCCGATCTCGCCATGGCAGCGGCGGACCCTTCCTTTTCGGCACATATGGCGCGACTGACATCTTCTATGCTCCGATCGTTTCTCGCTTCATAACCTATGGCATTGGCGTTCCCGGCTTCGCGCAAGCCTATATGGAAGCCATTTGGGAGCATGAGTGGACGCAGGAATGGATTTCTGCTTCCGAGAATGAAGAATGGGTGATCGAACAATACGAGACAGTCGGCGAATGA
- a CDS encoding S1/P1 nuclease has translation MMQRAIGSLVAALALLVAPVQAGAWGFYAHGVTADIAYANVSPQTRAKINELLRQEAMLGTPECRIRTIAEASVWPDCVRNTLWRWGYTAAWHYRTTPICEAYNPRANCSGGNCVTAQIERSHRILADERLPAHIRLEALAFMVHFAGDIHMPLHSGDKDDRGGNDRVTDYGIVPDRNLHSIWDGPLAERAITTGPDKVLRRYSAEERKELGGGTPADWGRESWQISRHIVYPNAFDVDDPCASDLPSETALTQDDIVEAGPVARRRVQQAGIRIAELLESAFAPGPLPVEDRR, from the coding sequence ATGATGCAGCGCGCCATCGGTAGCTTGGTAGCGGCGCTGGCGTTACTTGTAGCTCCTGTGCAGGCCGGAGCCTGGGGTTTTTATGCGCATGGTGTGACGGCAGACATCGCCTACGCCAATGTCAGCCCGCAAACTCGCGCCAAGATCAACGAACTCTTGCGACAAGAGGCTATGCTGGGCACGCCTGAATGCCGGATACGCACGATCGCGGAGGCTTCGGTTTGGCCCGATTGTGTGCGCAACACCTTGTGGCGCTGGGGTTATACCGCAGCCTGGCACTATCGCACGACACCGATTTGCGAAGCATACAATCCGCGCGCCAATTGTTCGGGCGGGAACTGTGTGACGGCGCAGATCGAACGCAGCCATCGCATTCTGGCGGATGAAAGGCTGCCCGCGCATATTCGCCTCGAAGCACTTGCCTTCATGGTGCATTTCGCAGGCGATATTCACATGCCGCTCCATTCGGGCGACAAGGATGACCGCGGCGGCAATGACCGCGTGACCGATTATGGAATTGTGCCGGACCGCAATCTGCATTCGATCTGGGATGGCCCACTGGCAGAACGCGCCATCACTACCGGGCCGGACAAGGTGTTGCGGCGTTATTCGGCTGAGGAACGCAAAGAACTGGGCGGAGGAACCCCGGCGGACTGGGGCCGCGAAAGCTGGCAGATTTCGCGTCATATAGTCTACCCCAATGCCTTCGATGTGGATGATCCCTGCGCGAGCGATTTGCCCAGTGAAACCGCACTGACGCAGGATGACATTGTCGAAGCAGGGCCGGTAGCGCGCCGCCGGGTGCAGCAAGCGGGCATTCGTATCGCGGAACTGCTGGAGAGCGCCTTTGCGCCCGGCCCCCTGCCAGTCGAGGATCGCCGATGA
- a CDS encoding NAD-dependent deacylase gives MNDIRNIVILTGAGISAESGIDTFRDAGGLWEQHRVEDVATPEGFARDPDLVLGFYDIRREALSQVKPNAAHQALARLDAEWSGELLIVTQNVDDLHERGGAKRVLHMHGELKSALCLSCEMRSPWDAPMSNRPPCPVCQAPSLRPDVVWFGEMPYQMEMIYAAIREADLFVSIGTSGAVYPAAGFVRDARELGAQTLELNLERSEGSHWFDESRQGLAGELVPAWVEETLR, from the coding sequence ATGAATGACATTCGCAATATCGTGATCCTGACCGGAGCCGGCATATCGGCTGAAAGCGGGATCGATACGTTCCGCGATGCCGGCGGATTGTGGGAGCAGCACCGGGTGGAAGACGTCGCCACGCCAGAGGGTTTTGCGCGCGATCCCGACCTCGTGCTGGGTTTCTACGACATACGGCGCGAAGCGCTGAGCCAGGTGAAGCCAAACGCGGCGCATCAAGCTCTCGCCCGGCTGGATGCTGAATGGTCTGGCGAATTGTTGATCGTCACGCAGAATGTCGATGACCTGCATGAAAGGGGCGGCGCAAAGCGCGTGCTCCATATGCATGGCGAACTCAAGAGTGCGCTGTGCCTTTCATGCGAGATGCGCAGCCCGTGGGATGCGCCAATGTCTAATCGCCCTCCATGCCCGGTTTGTCAGGCTCCGTCGCTACGGCCCGATGTCGTGTGGTTTGGCGAGATGCCTTATCAGATGGAGATGATATACGCGGCGATCCGAGAGGCTGACTTGTTCGTCAGCATTGGCACCAGCGGCGCGGTTTATCCTGCAGCGGGCTTTGTGCGCGACGCAAGGGAGCTGGGTGCGCAAACGCTGGAGCTTAATCTGGAGCGGAGCGAGGGCTCACATTGGTTCGACGAATCGCGCCAGGGGCTGGCAGGCGAACTAGTGCCTGCATGGGTGGAAGAGACGCTGCGATGA
- a CDS encoding CaiB/BaiF CoA transferase family protein translates to MGALDDIRVVEMGQLLAGPFCGQLLGDMGADVIKIEPPGAGDPMRLWGQGEEKVQWEVIARNKRSVTCNLRIPEGQELARKLIAKADVLVENFKPGTMEKWGLSPESLLAENPGLIIARMSGYGQDGPYSNRAGFGGIGEAMGGWRYIVGDPDRPPARMGISIGDTLCATYGCMGVLAALHHREKTGQGQVVDTALYEAVLQVMEGLVPEYDRNGFIRERSGSILPGIAPSNVYRCKDGHFMIGANKDEIFARLAQAMGQPELASDPRYATHIARGKNQIELDELVNAWTGTLTVDEVEQSMIDHSIPAGRVYRAPDMIADPHFQARQAIIEVETETRGKLKMQNAFPKLSQTPSGVRRPAPSKPGQQNHEVLSELLGYDTQMIDTMADAGVI, encoded by the coding sequence GTGGGTGCGCTTGATGATATTCGCGTGGTCGAGATGGGCCAGCTTCTGGCCGGACCATTCTGCGGCCAATTGCTGGGCGACATGGGCGCTGACGTTATCAAGATCGAGCCACCTGGTGCGGGCGATCCGATGCGCCTGTGGGGCCAGGGCGAAGAGAAGGTGCAATGGGAAGTCATTGCCCGCAACAAGCGCTCTGTCACTTGCAATCTGCGTATTCCCGAAGGTCAGGAGCTGGCCCGCAAGCTGATCGCGAAGGCAGATGTACTGGTCGAGAATTTCAAGCCCGGAACGATGGAGAAATGGGGGCTTTCGCCGGAAAGCCTTCTGGCTGAAAACCCCGGACTGATCATCGCGCGCATGTCTGGTTACGGGCAGGATGGCCCCTATTCGAACCGCGCCGGCTTTGGCGGAATTGGCGAGGCGATGGGCGGGTGGCGCTATATAGTCGGCGACCCTGACCGGCCGCCCGCGCGCATGGGCATCTCTATCGGCGACACGCTGTGCGCCACCTATGGCTGCATGGGCGTGCTCGCCGCGTTGCATCACCGCGAGAAGACAGGCCAGGGCCAGGTGGTGGATACCGCGCTCTACGAGGCCGTATTGCAAGTGATGGAAGGCCTGGTGCCCGAATATGACCGCAATGGCTTTATCCGCGAACGTTCCGGCTCGATCTTGCCCGGTATTGCCCCGTCAAATGTCTACAGGTGCAAGGACGGGCATTTCATGATCGGCGCGAACAAGGACGAAATCTTTGCCCGGCTGGCGCAGGCGATGGGTCAACCCGAATTGGCAAGCGATCCGAGATACGCCACGCATATCGCGCGCGGGAAAAACCAGATCGAACTGGATGAGCTGGTGAATGCCTGGACCGGCACGCTGACTGTTGATGAAGTCGAACAGTCGATGATTGACCATTCGATCCCGGCTGGGCGCGTATATCGCGCGCCAGACATGATCGCTGACCCGCATTTTCAGGCGCGCCAGGCGATCATCGAGGTTGAGACCGAAACTCGCGGCAAGCTGAAAATGCAGAACGCGTTTCCCAAACTGTCGCAAACTCCATCGGGAGTGCGCCGCCCCGCACCATCAAAGCCGGGCCAACAGAACCATGAGGTTTTGTCCGAACTGCTTGGCTATGACACGCAGATGATCGATACTATGGCGGATGCTGGTGTCATCTGA
- a CDS encoding isochorismatase family protein: MSDSLDANYAKAYGGKAGFGTSPALLMIDFVEAYFDPDCDLFADVDDALQSALRVREAAHKVGIPVILTNVVYQDGGLDGGRFFEKVRPLRNFLRGNPMGDWPRGLTPTENELVISKQYPSAFFSTSLASTLTAMGVDNVILTGLTTSGCVRASCVDSMSHGFITTVVRDACGDRHSEPHEANLFDMQAKYADVVSEEEIIAHLNVL; the protein is encoded by the coding sequence ATGTCCGATTCTCTCGATGCCAATTACGCCAAGGCTTATGGCGGCAAGGCCGGCTTCGGCACCTCACCGGCTTTGCTGATGATCGATTTTGTCGAGGCCTATTTCGATCCCGATTGTGATCTCTTCGCCGATGTCGATGACGCACTGCAGTCTGCCTTGCGCGTGCGCGAGGCCGCACACAAAGTGGGCATACCCGTGATCCTGACCAATGTCGTGTATCAGGACGGCGGGCTTGATGGTGGCCGCTTCTTCGAAAAAGTACGCCCGCTGCGCAATTTCCTCCGGGGCAACCCGATGGGTGACTGGCCCAGGGGATTGACGCCAACTGAAAACGAGCTGGTTATTTCAAAGCAGTATCCCAGCGCATTCTTCAGCACATCGCTCGCCTCAACTCTGACCGCGATGGGCGTCGATAATGTGATCCTGACAGGCCTGACCACCAGCGGATGCGTTCGCGCATCCTGCGTCGATTCCATGTCGCATGGATTCATCACGACGGTTGTGCGTGACGCATGCGGCGATCGCCATTCAGAGCCGCACGAAGCAAACCTTTTCGATATGCAGGCCAAATATGCCGACGTTGTCTCCGAGGAGGAGATTATCGCTCATTTGAACGTTTTGTAA
- a CDS encoding dicarboxylate/amino acid:cation symporter — protein MKAWFAIPLWQRVIGALILGILTGWFWGPGAESIKIIGDIFIAFIKMLVVPLIFFSLVAGVASIGDLRKLGSVGWRALLLFVVTGQMAVWLGLGLGTFMQPGAGVDTSSIDMGAVPPPNDTSWREMLLGIVPQSPVQTMADVNVLPLIVFSLLLGIGILMAKEEGEPVQRIFDSGAVIMQKVTMIVMELTPFGVFALMAWVAGTLGLDALGALGKLVFLNYLGCLLIIGLIYSSMIKFIAKLPVIDFFRGIVDAIAVSYSTASSNATLPVTLRCAERNLGISNSVASFVISLGATINMNGTAMYLGLATLFGAQIFGVDLSWGDYFLISILATLGAIGAAGIPGAGLIMMALVFGAVGVPLETIAFVAGVDRIMDMMRTTTNVSGDAAVATTVASLTNEIDRAEMISADDV, from the coding sequence ATGAAAGCCTGGTTTGCAATTCCACTTTGGCAGCGCGTGATTGGCGCGTTGATCCTGGGCATCCTGACTGGCTGGTTCTGGGGGCCGGGCGCGGAAAGTATCAAGATCATTGGCGATATCTTTATCGCTTTCATCAAGATGCTGGTCGTCCCGCTGATCTTTTTCAGTCTGGTCGCGGGCGTGGCCAGCATTGGCGATCTGCGCAAGCTCGGCAGCGTCGGCTGGCGCGCCTTATTGCTGTTCGTTGTGACAGGCCAGATGGCTGTATGGCTCGGCCTTGGCCTTGGCACCTTTATGCAGCCAGGGGCGGGCGTTGATACTTCCTCTATCGATATGGGAGCCGTTCCCCCACCGAACGATACGAGCTGGCGCGAGATGTTGCTGGGCATCGTCCCCCAGAGCCCCGTTCAGACAATGGCGGACGTCAACGTACTTCCGTTGATCGTGTTTTCTCTGCTGCTCGGCATTGGTATCCTGATGGCGAAGGAAGAAGGCGAACCGGTTCAGCGGATCTTCGATTCCGGTGCGGTCATCATGCAGAAAGTCACGATGATTGTGATGGAGCTAACGCCGTTCGGTGTCTTTGCGCTGATGGCTTGGGTGGCCGGCACGCTTGGCCTGGACGCGCTTGGCGCACTCGGCAAGCTGGTGTTCCTGAACTACCTCGGCTGTTTGCTCATCATTGGTCTGATCTATTCCTCGATGATCAAATTCATCGCCAAACTGCCTGTGATCGATTTCTTCCGCGGGATCGTGGATGCGATCGCTGTCAGCTATTCGACTGCTAGCTCCAACGCCACGCTGCCGGTGACGCTGCGCTGCGCGGAGCGCAATCTGGGGATCAGCAATTCAGTTGCCAGTTTCGTGATTTCATTGGGTGCGACGATCAACATGAACGGCACCGCGATGTATCTTGGGCTCGCAACACTATTCGGGGCGCAGATCTTCGGTGTGGATCTAAGCTGGGGCGATTATTTCCTCATTTCGATCCTTGCGACACTTGGCGCAATCGGCGCAGCCGGCATTCCGGGCGCTGGCCTGATCATGATGGCTCTCGTGTTTGGCGCTGTGGGTGTGCCGCTCGAAACGATCGCTTTCGTGGCGGGCGTTGACCGGATCATGGACATGATGCGCACCACCACCAATGTCAGTGGTGACGCGGCAGTGGCAACGACTGTTGCCAGCCTGACGAACGAGATTGACCGTGCCGAAATGATCAGCGCGGATGATGTCTAG
- the nth gene encoding endonuclease III: MTNDQIFEFFRRLAEDNPEPETELEYGNAYQLVVAVALSAQATDVGVNKATRALFQKVKTPQQMLDLGLDGLIEHIKTIGLFNSKAKNVIALSQLLIDDYGGEVPDTREDLVRLPGVGRKTANVVLNCWFKQETFAVDTHILRVGNRTGLAKGKTPEKVEEKLEKRVPQPFRLHAHHWLILHGRYTCKARTPECWRCQLVDLCSFRKKVLEKPKGR, encoded by the coding sequence ATGACGAACGACCAGATTTTTGAGTTCTTCCGCCGCTTGGCCGAAGACAATCCCGAACCAGAGACAGAGCTGGAATATGGCAATGCCTATCAGCTGGTCGTGGCCGTAGCGCTATCCGCGCAAGCCACCGATGTCGGGGTGAACAAGGCAACGCGCGCGCTGTTTCAGAAGGTGAAAACGCCGCAGCAAATGCTCGACCTCGGGCTCGACGGATTGATCGAGCACATCAAGACCATTGGGCTGTTCAATTCCAAGGCAAAGAACGTGATCGCACTCAGCCAACTGTTGATTGACGATTATGGCGGTGAAGTGCCGGACACGCGCGAAGATCTGGTGCGGCTGCCCGGTGTGGGTCGCAAGACCGCCAATGTCGTGCTCAATTGCTGGTTCAAGCAGGAGACCTTCGCGGTCGATACGCATATCCTGCGGGTTGGCAATCGCACGGGATTGGCCAAAGGCAAGACGCCAGAGAAAGTGGAAGAGAAGCTAGAAAAGCGTGTACCGCAACCGTTTCGCCTACACGCACATCACTGGCTGATCCTGCACGGCCGCTACACCTGCAAAGCGCGCACGCCCGAATGCTGGCGATGCCAATTGGTTGATCTTTGCAGCTTCCGCAAGAAAGTGCTGGAGAAACCGAAGGGGCGTTGA
- the dapE gene encoding succinyl-diaminopimelate desuccinylase, whose protein sequence is MSAALDYAQRLIGAQSVTPARGEVFDVLEQMLTPLGFAVDRFTRGDGEEGLDEAPVENLFAIRHGPEGAKHFAFAGHVDVVPPGEGWASAPFEPEIRGDLLYGRGAVDMKGAIAAMVAAVADVPPESGTISFIITGDEEGPALHGTRALIDYMHEQGIQPDLCLVGEPTSVNQLGDMMKIGRRGSVNIWLEVDGTQGHVAYPHLADNPLPRMVTILSELNKLHLDDGTDWFQPSNLEITEVDVPNRAHNVIPAKAKARISIRFNDQHSGASLSKRVVEIATKHGGTARPVISGEPFLTPPGVFSHIISQAVEAETGLKPEASTTGGTSDARFLRAVCPVIEFGLCNATMHKRDEAVAVADLDTLSRIYARIAQAALA, encoded by the coding sequence ATGAGCGCTGCTCTCGACTATGCGCAGCGGCTGATCGGCGCTCAGAGCGTAACGCCAGCAAGGGGCGAAGTGTTCGATGTGTTGGAGCAGATGCTGACGCCGCTTGGTTTTGCCGTGGACCGTTTCACGCGCGGCGATGGCGAGGAAGGATTAGACGAGGCACCGGTCGAAAACCTGTTCGCCATCCGGCACGGACCGGAAGGCGCGAAGCATTTCGCCTTCGCAGGGCACGTTGATGTTGTACCGCCGGGTGAAGGTTGGGCGAGCGCGCCGTTTGAGCCTGAAATTCGCGGCGATCTGCTCTACGGACGCGGCGCGGTGGACATGAAAGGCGCGATCGCAGCGATGGTTGCGGCGGTCGCCGATGTCCCGCCAGAGTCCGGAACGATCAGTTTCATCATCACCGGTGATGAAGAAGGCCCCGCGCTGCATGGGACACGCGCCTTGATCGATTACATGCACGAGCAAGGCATTCAGCCTGACCTGTGCCTGGTGGGCGAGCCGACCAGCGTGAATCAGTTGGGCGATATGATGAAAATCGGACGACGCGGCTCGGTCAATATCTGGCTCGAGGTCGACGGCACACAAGGGCATGTCGCCTATCCGCATCTGGCCGACAATCCGTTGCCGCGCATGGTCACAATCTTGTCCGAGCTTAACAAGCTGCATCTTGATGACGGCACGGACTGGTTTCAGCCAAGCAATCTCGAAATCACCGAAGTCGATGTGCCCAATCGCGCGCACAACGTCATTCCGGCCAAGGCCAAGGCACGCATTTCAATCCGCTTCAATGATCAGCATTCGGGCGCATCGCTTTCGAAGCGCGTGGTTGAGATTGCAACGAAGCACGGCGGTACCGCGCGGCCGGTTATTTCCGGCGAACCCTTCCTGACCCCGCCGGGAGTTTTCTCCCACATCATTTCACAAGCGGTTGAGGCCGAAACGGGTCTGAAGCCCGAAGCCTCGACTACGGGCGGCACATCCGATGCGCGGTTCCTGCGCGCTGTATGCCCGGTGATCGAGTTCGGGCTTTGCAACGCCACCATGCACAAGCGCGACGAAGCGGTTGCAGTGGCTGACCTCGACACGCTAAGCCGTATTTACGCACGCATTGCGCAAGCCGCGCTGGCATAA
- a CDS encoding VOC family protein, whose protein sequence is MSLRPFHLAFPVDDLAAARDFYGSVMGCAEGRSSDEWIDFDFYGHQIVTHLAPGQAGDRASNHVDGLGVPVPHFGIVLTMEDWQALADRLRTAGTEFVIEPTVRFKGQPGEQATMFFRDPAGNALEFKAFADDAQLFAK, encoded by the coding sequence ATGTCATTGCGCCCATTTCACTTGGCATTTCCGGTCGACGATCTTGCCGCAGCGCGCGATTTTTATGGCAGTGTGATGGGGTGTGCGGAGGGGCGCAGTTCAGACGAATGGATCGACTTCGATTTTTACGGACACCAGATCGTCACGCATCTCGCACCGGGGCAAGCAGGAGACCGTGCCAGCAATCACGTTGATGGGCTCGGTGTGCCTGTGCCGCATTTCGGCATCGTACTGACGATGGAGGATTGGCAGGCGCTGGCGGATCGTTTGCGCACCGCAGGAACCGAGTTCGTGATCGAGCCAACTGTGCGCTTCAAAGGCCAGCCGGGCGAACAGGCAACGATGTTCTTTCGCGATCCAGCAGGCAATGCATTGGAGTTCAAAGCCTTCGCGGACGATGCCCAGTTATTCGCAAAATAG